One region of Limnospira fusiformis SAG 85.79 genomic DNA includes:
- a CDS encoding DUF3386 family protein yields MRLLAIAVSPSLPTWLYWLNSDYPRANSEEVHQSVDTPLRDVVTERQHQTFENSYGQNQLSLGETDDSGAVEIWVEEDEVAELAKMEVRS; encoded by the coding sequence TTGCGATTGCTGGCGATCGCCGTTTCGCCAAGCCTACCAACATGGCTATACTGGCTAAATTCAGATTACCCCAGAGCTAACTCGGAAGAAGTCCACCAAAGCGTTGATACCCCATTAAGGGATGTGGTGACTGAGCGCCAACATCAAACTTTTGAGAACTCCTATGGTCAAAATCAATTGAGCCTAGGAGAAACCGATGATTCTGGCGCGGTAGAGATTTGGGTTGAGGAAGACGAAGTAGCCGAACTAGCTAAAATGGAGGTAAGATCATAA
- a CDS encoding PAS domain-containing sensor histidine kinase, protein MARKKTPKKTKLIQSLKAANRQLKQEIADRLRVEEALRASSELLQTLINAIPDLVCFKDSQGRWLEANQAVLDLLQLNKIDYRGKTDAEIFDIIKHVNALSCYQEILLDSQCKDEKAWQLQKVYQEEEKIRQNDGILRIYDVMKVPLFTATGVRKGLVILGRDITAKKQAEADYIRLASMVESSEDAIIGNTLDGIIISWNEGAKQIYGYSASQAIGSPISMLALPERPNEMPRILTSITAEGGIDHYETIHVRQDGANIDVSLTISPIKDALGQITGISMIARDISYRKRIECTLEQLRHQNELILDSAGEGICGLNQDGKITFINPAGARMTGYDIRELIMSDLRQITKGHCRSQTPGEPHPDSLQPSPIFATLEDGKVRHVIDGVFWRKDGTILPVEYVSTPMRQEGAIIGAVITFKDITERQAMEKMKDEFISVVSHELRTPLTSIRGSLGLLSSGLLASSPEKSQRMLDIAMFNCDRLMRLVNDILDLERMHSGQLPMHKDWVNLADLMIQAADEMLPVAEKAGVDLCVIPLEFKVMVDRDRIIQMLTNLLSNSIRFSGANKRIDFTAKPQENDVLISVRDRGRGIPPDKIETIFGRFQQVDASDSRQNGGTGLGLAICRSIVQQHGGKIWAESIFGAGSTFFVSLPINP, encoded by the coding sequence ATGGCGAGAAAAAAAACTCCGAAAAAAACGAAACTCATCCAGTCACTCAAAGCAGCCAATCGACAACTCAAGCAAGAAATTGCCGATCGCCTGCGGGTTGAGGAAGCATTACGAGCCAGTTCCGAACTATTGCAAACGCTAATTAATGCTATTCCCGATCTGGTTTGTTTTAAAGATAGCCAAGGGAGATGGCTAGAGGCAAATCAAGCAGTTTTAGACCTGTTGCAATTAAATAAGATTGATTATCGTGGTAAAACTGATGCCGAAATTTTTGATATAATTAAACACGTGAATGCTTTATCTTGTTATCAAGAAATACTTTTAGATTCTCAGTGCAAAGACGAAAAAGCTTGGCAGTTACAGAAAGTCTATCAAGAAGAAGAAAAAATCCGTCAAAATGATGGCATTCTGAGAATTTATGATGTGATGAAAGTGCCACTTTTTACAGCCACGGGAGTCCGGAAAGGGTTAGTAATTTTGGGTCGAGATATTACCGCAAAAAAACAGGCAGAAGCCGATTATATTCGTTTAGCATCGATGGTAGAATCTTCGGAAGATGCGATTATTGGTAATACCTTAGATGGTATAATTATCAGTTGGAATGAAGGAGCCAAGCAAATCTATGGCTATAGTGCTTCCCAAGCCATTGGCTCTCCGATTTCGATGTTAGCTTTACCAGAAAGACCCAATGAAATGCCTCGCATTTTAACTAGCATTACAGCGGAAGGCGGTATTGATCATTATGAAACCATCCACGTCCGCCAAGATGGTGCAAATATTGATGTTTCTCTAACGATTTCCCCTATTAAAGATGCTTTAGGTCAAATTACAGGCATTTCCATGATTGCCAGGGATATTAGTTATCGTAAAAGAATTGAGTGTACCCTGGAGCAACTGCGCCACCAAAATGAGTTAATTCTTGATTCGGCGGGGGAAGGAATTTGTGGTCTCAACCAAGATGGTAAAATCACCTTTATTAATCCGGCTGGGGCGCGCATGACTGGATATGATATTAGAGAACTAATCATGAGCGATTTACGGCAGATTACTAAAGGCCATTGTCGTTCCCAGACCCCAGGGGAACCCCACCCAGATAGCCTCCAGCCCTCGCCAATTTTTGCTACCCTAGAAGATGGGAAGGTTCGCCATGTTATAGATGGGGTATTCTGGCGCAAGGACGGGACAATTTTACCCGTGGAGTATGTCAGTACCCCCATGCGACAAGAAGGGGCGATTATTGGCGCTGTGATCACATTTAAGGATATTACGGAAAGGCAAGCGATGGAAAAGATGAAGGATGAGTTTATTTCTGTCGTTAGCCATGAACTGCGTACTCCCCTGACTTCTATTCGTGGTTCTTTGGGGCTATTATCTAGCGGCTTATTAGCCTCTAGTCCGGAAAAAAGCCAACGGATGTTAGATATCGCAATGTTTAATTGCGATCGCCTCATGCGTTTAGTTAACGATATCCTTGACCTGGAGAGAATGCACTCGGGTCAGCTTCCCATGCACAAAGATTGGGTCAATCTGGCGGATTTGATGATACAAGCTGCTGATGAAATGTTACCTGTGGCGGAGAAAGCAGGGGTGGATCTCTGTGTGATTCCTCTGGAATTTAAAGTGATGGTTGATCGTGATCGGATTATTCAGATGCTCACCAATTTGTTGAGTAATTCCATTCGCTTTTCTGGCGCTAACAAGCGGATTGATTTTACCGCTAAACCACAGGAAAATGATGTTTTGATTTCGGTACGCGATCGCGGTCGTGGTATTCCACCAGATAAAATTGAGACTATCTTTGGTCGTTTTCAACAGGTGGATGCGTCGGACTCTCGACAAAATGGGGGGACTGGATTGGGACTGGCTATCTGTCGCAGCATTGTCCAACAGCATGGCGGTAAAATTTGGGCGGAAAGTATTTTTGGCGCTGGAAGTACATTTTTTGTCAGCCTACCCATTAACCCCTAA
- a CDS encoding ABC transporter ATP-binding protein: protein MKTFPREIGNKSQNESPKAIVHLEGVSKVYGMGDIEVKALNGVSLTVEPGEYCSIMGASGSGKSTAMNIIGCLDRPSSGSYQLDGVGVAQMNEGELAKIRNLKIGFVFQQFHLLAQMTALDNVMLPMLYAGISAKERRERATEALIRVGLENRMHNKPNQLSGGQQQRVAIARAIVNRPVLLLADEPTGALDSKTTQEVMDIFTEMNNSGMTVVMVTHEPDVARQTKRVVWFKDGQVIHSHLKPEDLHHAI, encoded by the coding sequence ATGAAAACCTTTCCGAGAGAGATTGGGAATAAATCTCAAAATGAGTCACCAAAAGCGATCGTGCATTTAGAAGGAGTGAGCAAAGTTTATGGAATGGGAGACATAGAAGTTAAAGCCTTAAATGGTGTGAGCCTGACGGTAGAACCAGGAGAATACTGCTCAATTATGGGAGCGTCCGGTTCAGGAAAATCCACAGCCATGAACATTATCGGCTGTTTAGATCGTCCTAGTTCAGGTTCTTATCAATTAGACGGGGTAGGTGTCGCCCAAATGAATGAAGGGGAACTAGCCAAAATTCGGAACCTAAAAATTGGTTTTGTGTTTCAGCAATTCCACCTTCTGGCACAAATGACAGCCCTCGATAATGTGATGTTACCAATGCTCTACGCGGGAATTTCCGCCAAGGAAAGGCGAGAACGAGCCACAGAGGCCCTAATTAGGGTAGGTTTAGAAAATCGTATGCACAACAAACCCAACCAACTATCTGGGGGACAACAGCAAAGGGTGGCGATCGCCCGCGCCATTGTCAACCGTCCAGTATTATTACTAGCAGACGAACCCACAGGAGCTTTAGACTCCAAAACCACCCAGGAAGTCATGGATATTTTCACCGAAATGAATAACAGCGGCATGACTGTAGTTATGGTAACTCACGAACCCGATGTAGCCCGCCAAACCAAAAGGGTAGTTTGGTTTAAAGATGGTCAGGTGATTCATTCCCACCTGAAACCCGAAGATTTGCATCATGCCATTTAA
- a CDS encoding GUN4 domain-containing protein has translation MAKPEYLMIIFTLICSLLSLGMGMFTNPRTSQIAPLPPDYDRLGNLISFGAWQKAERQTYRMMLLIMGKKNQELTPKDIAKFPCHELSQIDQTWHQASQGEFSLTRQHQIWQNFQQLDPDTPLTFASVNSFIKKSNICRDSQSPNYPAIRCHEKLNLAIFSRLQKCQISHPSPTLLETKI, from the coding sequence ATGGCAAAACCTGAATATTTAATGATTATTTTTACCCTGATTTGTAGTCTCCTATCTTTAGGGATGGGTATGTTCACAAATCCCAGAACTTCTCAGATCGCCCCCCTCCCTCCCGACTACGATCGCCTAGGGAATTTAATCAGCTTTGGTGCTTGGCAAAAAGCCGAACGTCAGACCTATCGAATGATGTTGTTAATTATGGGTAAAAAAAATCAGGAACTCACCCCCAAAGATATCGCCAAGTTTCCCTGTCACGAATTGAGCCAAATTGACCAAACCTGGCACCAAGCCAGCCAGGGGGAATTCAGTTTAACCAGACAACATCAAATCTGGCAAAATTTTCAGCAGTTAGACCCAGATACCCCCTTAACCTTTGCCTCTGTTAATTCATTCATCAAAAAATCGAACATTTGTCGGGATAGTCAGTCCCCCAACTATCCGGCTATCCGTTGTCATGAAAAACTCAACCTAGCCATATTTTCCCGTCTGCAAAAATGCCAAATTTCTCACCCGTCTCCGACCCTATTAGAAACCAAAATTTGA
- a CDS encoding NAD-dependent epimerase/dehydratase family protein, with translation MTKRVFITGASGCIGHYIAESLINHTNYELYFFVRNPDKLGFDYQKRPDIHILLGDLREIDKFSDLLKTIDIAILAATSWGGKPEVFDVNITSTHHLLKSLDHQRCQQVIYFSTASVLDRQNQLIPEAGEIGTDYISSKYHCLQQISQNYPDFPPLRVLFPTLVLGGDTDKPYSHLSSGLPQVVSWINLIRWFKADASFHFVHAADIATVVQYLVNHPPQSPQPEWLVLGNPPLTLNQAIAETCAYYHKSIYFSISLSLWLANFFIIVFRVQMADWDRFCLNYRHFTYQNPVSPSTFGEITRFPTLTHILAEFAPTTSSSSSSPSP, from the coding sequence ATGACCAAAAGAGTTTTCATCACTGGTGCTAGTGGCTGCATTGGTCACTATATCGCCGAAAGTTTAATTAATCACACTAATTATGAACTGTACTTTTTTGTTCGTAATCCAGACAAGCTAGGCTTTGATTATCAAAAACGACCAGATATTCACATTTTATTAGGTGATTTGCGAGAGATTGATAAATTCTCCGACTTATTAAAAACCATTGATATCGCCATTTTGGCAGCCACATCATGGGGCGGAAAACCTGAAGTCTTTGATGTTAATATAACCAGTACCCACCACTTACTCAAATCCCTCGATCATCAACGCTGTCAGCAAGTCATTTATTTCTCTACAGCCAGTGTCCTTGACCGCCAAAATCAACTCATCCCCGAAGCTGGAGAAATTGGCACCGATTATATTAGCTCAAAATATCATTGTTTGCAGCAGATTTCCCAAAACTATCCTGATTTTCCCCCCTTGCGGGTTCTCTTCCCTACCCTGGTTTTGGGGGGAGATACGGATAAACCCTATTCCCATCTTTCCTCTGGTCTACCACAGGTGGTAAGCTGGATTAATCTGATTCGCTGGTTTAAAGCTGATGCGAGTTTTCATTTTGTCCACGCCGCCGATATTGCTACAGTTGTCCAATATTTAGTTAATCATCCCCCACAGTCTCCACAACCTGAATGGCTGGTTTTAGGAAACCCACCCTTGACATTAAATCAGGCGATCGCCGAAACTTGTGCCTACTATCACAAATCTATCTATTTCTCCATTTCTCTCTCTCTGTGGTTGGCTAATTTTTTCATCATTGTATTTCGCGTACAAATGGCTGACTGGGACCGCTTTTGTTTGAATTACCGCCATTTTACTTACCAAAACCCTGTTAGTCCCTCTACCTTCGGCGAAATTACCCGCTTTCCTACCCTAACCCATATCCTCGCAGAGTTTGCACCTACTACTTCGTCTTCTTCTTCCTCTCCCTCTCCCTAG
- the mraY gene encoding phospho-N-acetylmuramoyl-pentapeptide-transferase, which yields MDSKFTNSKSLQLSGSYLLLFLCLGLSAFAIGLDMTVSHLWPTNISLFVPFTICALVVAATGQWIIPILTRIKAGQFIREDGPQAHLKKAGTPTMGGIFFIPVGIAIALAGSGFDANVMAICALTAAFGLVGFIDDWQILRRKSNKGISAKMKLALQVLFAVLFCIWLAYNQASVASNIALPFGLTLSLGVLFWPLATFVQVAESNATNLTDGVDGLMGGLGAIAFLGMAAYLAPTYPEIALFCACMSGACVGFVSHNRNPAKVFMGDTGALALGGALAGVALITNTLWVLLIISLIFLIETLSVIAQVTYYKATKDANGVGKRLLRMAPIHHHLELSGWSETQVVGCFYCVQGLLIWVVFLIAG from the coding sequence GTGGATAGTAAATTTACTAACTCCAAGTCCCTACAACTATCAGGATCGTATTTATTACTGTTCCTTTGTTTAGGATTGAGCGCTTTCGCCATTGGCTTGGATATGACAGTAAGCCACCTCTGGCCTACTAATATTTCCTTGTTCGTACCGTTTACCATTTGCGCCTTGGTCGTGGCGGCGACCGGACAGTGGATTATCCCTATCTTAACCCGGATTAAAGCGGGACAGTTCATCCGGGAAGACGGTCCGCAAGCCCACCTCAAGAAAGCGGGAACCCCAACCATGGGAGGGATTTTCTTTATTCCGGTCGGTATTGCGATCGCACTAGCCGGCTCAGGATTTGATGCTAATGTGATGGCAATTTGTGCGCTCACCGCTGCCTTTGGTTTAGTGGGGTTCATAGATGACTGGCAAATCTTGAGACGAAAATCTAATAAAGGTATCTCTGCTAAGATGAAATTGGCGCTGCAAGTGTTGTTTGCAGTGCTGTTCTGTATTTGGTTAGCCTACAATCAGGCTTCGGTAGCATCTAACATCGCCTTACCCTTTGGCTTAACTCTATCCCTAGGGGTGTTATTCTGGCCTCTCGCTACATTCGTTCAGGTGGCGGAAAGTAATGCCACTAACTTAACTGATGGGGTTGATGGTTTAATGGGAGGATTAGGAGCGATCGCCTTTTTGGGAATGGCCGCCTATCTCGCCCCCACTTACCCAGAAATTGCCCTATTTTGTGCCTGTATGTCCGGCGCTTGTGTAGGATTTGTTTCCCACAACCGCAACCCTGCTAAAGTATTTATGGGAGACACAGGAGCCTTAGCTTTAGGGGGAGCCTTAGCTGGGGTGGCTTTGATTACTAATACCCTCTGGGTGTTATTAATTATTAGTTTGATTTTCTTAATCGAAACCCTGTCTGTCATTGCCCAAGTGACCTACTACAAGGCGACTAAAGATGCCAACGGAGTTGGTAAACGTCTGTTGAGAATGGCTCCAATTCACCATCACCTCGAACTTTCTGGCTGGTCAGAAACTCAAGTTGTAGGCTGTTTCTACTGTGTACAAGGCTTACTAATTTGGGTTGTTTTTCTGATAGCTGGTTAG
- a CDS encoding response regulator, whose product MRILLVEDDLHLADALVAMLTSQKYQVDLVNDGQQGWEYIQSSSYDLVLLDIELPLLDGISLCHQLRSHNFQVPILLLTARNNQQDKVKGLDAGADDYMVKPLDIAELSARIRALLRRSSEATSSVLTYEKMVLDTSTCDVSYNGKPLKLTPKEYGLLELLMGNRQRTFSIDKILDKLWTFDDPPSANTVRAHIKGLRQKLKAAGAGAEFIETVYGLGYRLNQNLEKPHSATARVNSEPNGDRQFQLNQSIQKVWERFRETLDDRIITIEKAIAAANDGQINLLMQQQARQEAHKLAGSLGTFGRREGSTVAREIELILQLDTPLIIEHLPSLSILIGRLRQIVETASPNNCTSDQQQIDSPRLLIIDTNEPFIQNLIIEASRHQIQAEIITEEATIRKICDRTPSGREKNMLQLLPSPQVVLLNFDRYPFRQLLVDLTQQKPPIPTVVFTTQGDISKRVEVVRLGGSAFLEKPVTIERAIAVVRDVFRQYYAINTRVMIVDDDPQMLAAIQGLLQPWGIQTITLDDPRQFWKTLESSHPDLLVLDIEMPHLNGIELCQIVRNDPRWRGLPVLFVTAQTDRQIREQVFQAGADDYLTKPFTGSELATRIVNRLKRTQNLATRTDFAYH is encoded by the coding sequence ATGCGTATTCTTCTGGTTGAGGACGATTTACACCTAGCAGATGCTCTGGTCGCCATGCTGACGAGCCAGAAATATCAGGTAGATCTCGTCAATGATGGACAGCAGGGATGGGAATATATCCAAAGCAGCAGTTATGATCTGGTTTTACTGGATATAGAACTACCATTGCTGGATGGTATTAGTTTATGTCACCAATTACGATCGCATAATTTCCAAGTTCCGATACTGCTATTAACGGCGCGCAATAATCAACAGGACAAAGTGAAAGGCTTAGACGCGGGAGCCGATGACTACATGGTGAAACCGTTAGATATTGCGGAATTATCGGCTCGTATCCGTGCTTTGCTGCGTCGTAGTAGCGAGGCGACATCATCAGTATTAACCTATGAAAAAATGGTTTTGGATACTAGCACCTGCGATGTTAGTTATAACGGAAAACCGCTGAAACTCACCCCGAAAGAATATGGGTTACTAGAACTATTGATGGGGAACCGTCAACGGACTTTCAGTATTGATAAAATCCTAGATAAGTTGTGGACTTTTGATGATCCGCCTTCTGCTAATACAGTCCGCGCTCATATTAAGGGATTACGACAAAAACTGAAAGCGGCTGGTGCTGGTGCTGAGTTTATCGAAACTGTCTATGGGTTAGGATATCGGCTAAATCAGAATTTGGAGAAACCCCATTCAGCGACAGCGAGGGTTAACTCAGAACCCAATGGCGATCGCCAATTCCAACTGAATCAATCGATCCAAAAAGTTTGGGAAAGATTTAGAGAGACCCTAGACGATCGCATAATCACGATTGAAAAAGCGATCGCCGCCGCCAATGATGGACAGATCAATCTGTTAATGCAACAACAGGCGCGACAGGAAGCGCACAAACTAGCGGGATCACTGGGAACCTTCGGACGGAGGGAAGGGTCAACTGTGGCTCGTGAAATTGAGTTGATCCTGCAACTTGACACCCCCCTAATTATTGAACACCTACCATCTCTGTCAATTCTGATTGGTCGCCTGCGTCAAATAGTCGAAACCGCGAGCCCCAACAATTGTACCTCTGACCAACAGCAAATCGATTCTCCCCGGCTACTAATCATTGATACCAACGAGCCATTTATCCAAAACCTAATTATAGAAGCGAGTCGTCATCAGATCCAAGCGGAAATTATCACGGAAGAAGCGACGATACGCAAAATATGCGATCGTACTCCCAGCGGTAGGGAAAAAAATATGCTTCAACTCCTCCCCTCTCCCCAAGTAGTGCTACTGAACTTTGATCGCTATCCTTTCCGTCAGCTATTAGTTGACCTGACCCAACAAAAGCCCCCCATACCGACGGTAGTATTTACGACCCAAGGAGATATCAGTAAGCGGGTAGAAGTAGTGCGGCTAGGTGGTAGTGCATTTTTAGAAAAACCTGTCACCATAGAAAGGGCGATCGCAGTAGTCAGGGATGTTTTCCGTCAGTATTATGCCATCAATACCAGGGTGATGATTGTCGATGATGACCCCCAAATGTTAGCAGCAATCCAAGGGTTACTGCAACCTTGGGGTATTCAAACCATAACCCTAGACGACCCTCGCCAATTTTGGAAAACCCTGGAATCAAGCCACCCTGACTTGTTAGTTTTAGATATAGAAATGCCGCATCTCAATGGCATTGAATTATGCCAAATTGTCCGCAATGATCCTCGTTGGCGAGGTCTCCCAGTTTTGTTTGTCACCGCCCAAACCGATCGCCAAATTCGCGAGCAAGTTTTTCAAGCCGGAGCCGATGATTATTTAACCAAACCTTTCACCGGATCGGAACTTGCTACTCGCATTGTTAATAGACTCAAAAGAACTCAGAACCTAGCCACCAGAACCGATTTTGCCTATCACTAA
- a CDS encoding IscS subfamily cysteine desulfurase: MSARPIYLDCHATTPVDKRVLEVMIPYFTEHFGNPASVNHLYGWETEAAVKQARQIIADAINATPTEIIFTSGATEANNLAIKGVAEAYFSQGRHLITVATEHHAVLDPYDYLQSLGFEVTLLGVKPDGLIDLTELEEALRPDTILVSVMAANNEIGVLQPLAEIGKICRDRQILFHTDAAQALGKIPLDVEEMNIDLMSLTAHKIYGPKGIGCLYVRRRQPRVKIAPQIHGGGQERGIRSGTLYTPQIVGFGAAVKLALSEMATEAKRLTKLRDRLWNQLSTLDNIRLNGHPTQRLPGNLNVSIDGVDGQALLLALQPTMAVSSGSACTSTRIEPSHVLKALGVPENLAYASLRFGIGRFNTEAEIDQVAQEAIATIKVLRRVVSTR; this comes from the coding sequence ATGTCTGCACGTCCTATTTATCTTGATTGTCATGCTACTACCCCGGTAGATAAGCGCGTTTTAGAAGTGATGATTCCCTACTTTACCGAACACTTTGGCAACCCCGCCAGTGTCAATCATCTCTATGGTTGGGAAACCGAAGCCGCCGTCAAACAAGCGCGACAAATTATCGCTGATGCCATTAATGCTACCCCCACCGAAATAATTTTTACCAGCGGCGCAACCGAAGCCAATAATTTAGCCATTAAAGGAGTAGCAGAAGCCTATTTTAGCCAGGGTCGTCATCTAATTACTGTGGCTACAGAACACCATGCAGTCCTCGACCCCTACGATTACTTACAAAGCCTAGGATTTGAGGTAACTTTACTCGGCGTTAAACCCGATGGCTTAATTGATTTAACCGAACTAGAAGAGGCTTTGAGACCCGATACAATTCTAGTTTCAGTCATGGCTGCTAATAACGAAATCGGGGTATTGCAACCCCTAGCAGAAATCGGGAAAATCTGTCGTGATCGCCAAATATTATTTCATACAGACGCGGCGCAAGCCTTGGGTAAAATACCATTAGATGTCGAAGAAATGAACATTGATTTAATGTCCTTAACTGCCCACAAAATCTATGGACCCAAAGGCATTGGTTGTCTGTATGTGCGTCGTCGCCAACCCCGCGTCAAAATCGCCCCGCAAATTCACGGCGGCGGACAAGAAAGGGGCATCCGTTCAGGAACCCTTTACACCCCTCAAATTGTCGGATTTGGTGCAGCAGTAAAACTAGCTTTAAGCGAAATGGCAACCGAAGCCAAACGGTTAACCAAATTACGCGATCGCCTTTGGAATCAACTGTCAACCCTCGACAATATCCGTCTGAATGGTCATCCTACCCAACGCTTACCCGGAAACCTAAATGTCAGTATTGACGGGGTAGATGGTCAAGCATTACTATTAGCATTACAGCCAACAATGGCAGTATCATCAGGTTCCGCCTGTACCTCAACCCGCATTGAACCTTCCCACGTTTTAAAAGCCTTGGGAGTCCCCGAAAATCTAGCTTATGCCTCCCTGAGATTTGGGATAGGAAGGTTTAATACAGAAGCCGAAATTGACCAGGTAGCACAGGAGGCGATCGCCACCATTAAAGTGCTAAGAAGAGTTGTATCTACCCGATAA
- the hemE gene encoding uroporphyrinogen decarboxylase encodes MTDSTQTPYLLRAARGEVLDRPPVWMMRQAGRYMKAYRDLREQYPSFRDRSEKTDIAVEISLQPFRAFAPDGVILFSDILTPLPGIGIDFDIVESKGPIIDPPIRTQSQIDQLHPIEPEASLPFIREILQTLRREVANKAAVLGFVGAPWTLAAYAIEGKSSKDYTIIKSMAFSEPAMLHQFLGKLASAIATYACYQIDSGAQVVQMFDSWAGQLSPQDFETFALPYQQQVVKQVKAKHPDTPLILYINGSAGILERMGKSGVDLISVDWTVDMAEARNRIGHHLGVQGNIDPCVLFGSKETIRDRILETIRKAGNQGHILNLGHGVLQKTPEENVAYFFETAKQADQLLATHV; translated from the coding sequence ATGACCGACTCGACCCAAACCCCTTATCTGTTGCGCGCTGCGCGTGGTGAAGTCTTAGACCGTCCCCCCGTGTGGATGATGCGGCAGGCGGGTCGCTATATGAAAGCATATCGCGATCTGCGGGAACAATATCCCTCCTTCCGCGATCGCTCTGAAAAAACAGATATCGCCGTGGAAATTTCCCTACAACCCTTCCGCGCCTTTGCGCCAGACGGAGTGATCCTATTTTCAGATATCCTGACTCCCTTACCCGGTATAGGCATTGATTTCGACATCGTGGAAAGCAAAGGTCCGATCATTGATCCGCCTATCCGCACTCAGTCTCAAATTGACCAACTACATCCTATCGAACCAGAAGCCTCCCTGCCATTTATTCGGGAAATTCTCCAAACTCTGCGCCGCGAAGTCGCCAACAAAGCTGCCGTGTTAGGATTTGTAGGCGCACCTTGGACCCTAGCAGCTTATGCCATCGAAGGCAAAAGTTCTAAGGATTACACTATTATCAAAAGTATGGCATTCAGTGAACCTGCCATGCTACACCAATTTTTGGGTAAACTGGCTTCTGCGATCGCCACTTACGCCTGTTACCAGATTGACTCCGGGGCCCAGGTTGTGCAAATGTTTGATTCTTGGGCGGGTCAATTAAGCCCCCAGGACTTTGAAACTTTTGCTTTACCCTATCAACAGCAAGTCGTTAAACAGGTCAAAGCTAAACATCCTGATACCCCTCTGATTCTCTATATTAACGGCAGTGCCGGAATTTTAGAGAGAATGGGTAAATCTGGAGTTGATCTGATCAGCGTTGACTGGACCGTGGATATGGCTGAAGCTAGAAATCGCATCGGTCACCATTTGGGAGTACAAGGAAATATTGATCCTTGTGTTTTATTTGGATCTAAAGAAACTATCCGCGATCGCATTTTGGAAACTATCCGCAAAGCCGGAAACCAAGGTCATATTCTTAACCTCGGTCATGGAGTTTTACAGAAGACCCCAGAGGAAAATGTTGCCTATTTCTTTGAAACTGCCAAACAAGCAGATCAACTATTGGCAACTCATGTCTAA
- a CDS encoding NifU family protein — protein sequence MTTLALTPENVETVLDELRPYLMADGGNVEVVELDGPIVRLRLQGACGSCPSSTMTLKMGIERRLRERIPEIAEVESVM from the coding sequence ATGACTACTTTAGCACTGACTCCAGAAAATGTGGAAACCGTCCTGGATGAACTACGTCCCTATTTGATGGCTGACGGTGGAAACGTGGAAGTTGTAGAACTTGACGGTCCTATTGTCCGGCTACGGCTTCAAGGAGCCTGCGGTTCCTGTCCCAGTTCGACGATGACGCTGAAAATGGGGATTGAACGCCGTCTGCGGGAAAGAATCCCGGAAATTGCGGAAGTTGAATCAGTTATGTAA
- a CDS encoding response regulator produces MTTKRILLIDDEDDIREIAQLSLEMIGGWNVITACCGMEGIETAENEHPDAIMLDVMMPELDGFATFQKLQANQQTKDIPVILLTAKIQSSDRQKFDSLGVSGVIAKPFEPLSLAEEVAQILGWT; encoded by the coding sequence ATGACAACTAAGCGAATTCTATTAATTGATGATGAGGATGACATCCGAGAAATTGCCCAACTGAGTTTGGAAATGATCGGTGGATGGAATGTAATTACTGCCTGTTGTGGCATGGAAGGGATAGAAACAGCCGAAAACGAACACCCAGACGCGATTATGCTTGATGTCATGATGCCGGAGTTAGATGGTTTTGCTACTTTTCAAAAACTACAAGCGAATCAGCAAACGAAAGATATTCCTGTGATTTTGCTGACGGCGAAAATTCAATCTAGCGATCGCCAAAAGTTTGATAGTCTCGGTGTCAGTGGTGTAATTGCTAAACCCTTTGAACCTCTTTCTTTGGCTGAAGAGGTTGCCCAAATTCTGGGCTGGACTTAA
- a CDS encoding DUF3134 domain-containing protein, which translates to MQNPSLRETPSHEPADVIPSKQQVSLLDWLTQTGRLIPRDTVQEPVNSYRPDEEEISELMVDDPSYVDEDESDDEIDED; encoded by the coding sequence ATGCAAAATCCCTCTTTGCGCGAAACCCCAAGCCATGAACCCGCTGATGTGATTCCATCTAAACAGCAGGTTTCCCTGTTAGACTGGCTAACCCAGACTGGGCGCTTGATTCCGCGAGACACTGTTCAGGAACCTGTGAATAGTTACAGGCCCGACGAAGAAGAAATATCAGAACTCATGGTTGATGATCCTTCTTATGTTGATGAGGATGAAAGCGATGATGAAATCGACGAAGACTAA